The following coding sequences lie in one Listeria ivanovii subsp. londoniensis genomic window:
- a CDS encoding phage tail spike protein, translating into MGERNLNIPLLYEVNETEFLHSGICSLSETVRCEVHEVMNAEFELELEYPVNGSQAHELINGRYISAFVDSQRGYNPFEIDTVEKSLFADTFIIKASHQTNKLRKKMVKEFKVEKVSCGTAMNRLKDSLLEPTNIEFYSDISTLNSTFLRFKNALSCIGGVEGSILDTWRGEIERTTNKISMLKKRGTDSGVVIAYRKNMTGLNINTDTLDMVNAIMPYAIKTVNDSDTVISLLESYIYSPNYKMGDEINAVEIDYSSDENVVDEITLRNAAKNYFSSNTISEPKLDLEISFQDLGQTEEYKMFQNMNRIFIGDTLSVFHTELNIEATARMVEFTMDSLRGKYITCVVGSVKSDLKSTMTAGMATLDEIEAGDNRMQEYVDDLTNQITGNQGGNLVIRPPEKPAELLIMDTDNVGTAVNLWRFNQMGLGHSKTGYNGKYTIGLTQDGKIVADLIATGTLRAIDIEGVTITGSSGYFDVLYSSFLPGLPAPQYREELQMGGGTGFNLTTQSTSKAYPAMQVRLNTNGDLGLAIEAVNENTGAVDADRVVRLSPFAGIETPLLQSDGWCCIGANPDGKTASIDRYTWVSGGGPQLRYVPHRASNFETASSEEYKKNIRKVKKTAFGKTAKQVITETDVYTYSHIADKTNEKKIGFIAEQASDSLTTADGKAIDLYNSVAWLYQYAKENEAEKEALKAEVKELKDLVNKSVNEVNK; encoded by the coding sequence ATGGGCGAGCGTAATTTAAATATTCCGCTTCTGTACGAAGTAAATGAAACAGAGTTCCTTCACAGTGGAATTTGTTCGTTGTCGGAAACTGTGCGTTGTGAGGTTCATGAGGTCATGAATGCAGAGTTTGAACTTGAACTAGAATATCCTGTAAACGGTTCTCAGGCGCACGAATTGATAAACGGACGTTATATTTCTGCATTTGTTGATTCGCAGAGAGGTTATAATCCTTTTGAAATAGACACGGTGGAAAAGAGTTTGTTTGCTGATACATTCATTATTAAAGCGTCACATCAAACAAATAAATTAAGAAAAAAAATGGTCAAAGAATTCAAAGTAGAGAAAGTTTCGTGTGGAACTGCGATGAATAGATTGAAAGACTCGTTACTTGAACCTACAAACATTGAATTTTATTCAGATATTTCTACATTGAATAGTACATTTTTGCGTTTTAAAAATGCATTATCGTGCATAGGCGGCGTGGAAGGCTCTATTTTAGATACATGGCGCGGTGAAATTGAAAGAACAACAAACAAAATTTCAATGTTGAAAAAAAGAGGGACAGACAGCGGTGTTGTGATTGCATATAGAAAGAATATGACAGGTTTGAACATAAATACTGATACGCTTGATATGGTAAACGCAATCATGCCTTACGCAATTAAAACAGTGAACGACTCAGATACAGTTATTTCTTTGTTAGAGAGTTATATTTACTCTCCTAATTACAAAATGGGGGATGAGATAAACGCCGTTGAAATTGATTATTCCTCTGATGAAAATGTAGTTGATGAAATCACACTTCGGAATGCAGCTAAAAATTATTTTTCTAGTAATACTATTAGTGAGCCTAAATTAGATTTAGAAATAAGCTTTCAAGATTTAGGACAAACAGAAGAGTATAAAATGTTTCAAAATATGAATAGAATATTTATCGGTGATACATTATCTGTATTTCATACTGAGTTAAATATAGAAGCAACTGCACGCATGGTAGAGTTCACGATGGACAGCTTGAGAGGTAAATATATTACTTGCGTTGTCGGTTCTGTCAAAAGTGACTTAAAATCAACTATGACCGCAGGAATGGCAACGTTGGACGAAATAGAAGCTGGCGATAATCGAATGCAAGAATATGTTGACGATTTGACAAATCAGATTACTGGAAATCAGGGCGGTAATCTAGTCATTCGCCCTCCTGAAAAACCGGCGGAATTACTGATAATGGATACGGATAATGTTGGCACGGCAGTAAATTTGTGGCGATTTAATCAAATGGGTCTTGGACATTCAAAGACTGGTTATAATGGAAAATACACGATTGGTCTGACACAAGACGGAAAAATAGTAGCTGATCTAATTGCAACTGGAACCCTCCGAGCAATCGACATTGAAGGTGTAACCATCACAGGTTCGAGCGGATATTTCGATGTTTTATATTCTAGTTTTCTACCGGGACTCCCTGCGCCTCAGTATCGCGAAGAGTTGCAAATGGGTGGCGGCACAGGCTTTAACTTAACTACACAGTCAACAAGTAAAGCTTATCCTGCAATGCAAGTCAGACTGAACACGAACGGCGATTTAGGGCTTGCTATTGAAGCGGTCAACGAAAATACAGGAGCAGTAGATGCGGATAGAGTTGTTCGACTATCTCCTTTCGCGGGTATCGAAACGCCTTTACTTCAAAGTGACGGCTGGTGTTGTATCGGCGCTAATCCTGACGGCAAAACAGCTTCAATTGACCGCTACACGTGGGTTTCTGGTGGAGGTCCTCAACTACGTTACGTGCCACATCGAGCTAGTAATTTTGAGACTGCTAGTTCAGAAGAATATAAGAAAAACATACGAAAAGTGAAGAAAACCGCTTTTGGTAAAACTGCTAAGCAAGTTATTACTGAAACGGACGTTTATACGTATTCACATATCGCAGATAAAACTAATGAGAAAAAAATCGGTTTTATTGCGGAACAAGCTTCTGATTCATTGACCACAGCGGACGGAAAAGCAATTGATTTATATAATTCGGTTGCTTGGCTTTATCAATACGCGAAAGAAAATGAAGCAGAAAAAGAAGCGTTAAAAGCAGAAGTAAAAGAGTTGAAGGACTTAGTAAATAAATCAGTAAATGAGGTGAACAAATGA
- a CDS encoding BppU family phage baseplate upper protein, whose translation MSNLRKINATLDLNRKSWSIERIEAVQGDINSLTIAARIVLDGKGMNLTEYTPTFAVVLPGTNEYVIDDLHFDTGRLSEGYFEYTFVKEAFSVPGVYDTARFILQKADKTELSGMPRFTYYVEKDPLQGKVIAESYISDFERLESLIADVETEITGLHDEVTSESMRLDNEIAGLDAKIDTETSKLQTEASNLQTQFDSFNPSQFAQQTDLNAHVNNADIHVTSADKTNWNAKETTEGAQAKADKALDDAKTDAASLYEPKITKTAWTVPVLNSGFSILDSRFPPLYRLKGSKLQIKGAVGRTSAKGAMFNLPVGFRTSERRGFSVSLVSSVGGNVGTVYFQTNGDVELVAASQDSPVWVEVSFDID comes from the coding sequence ATGAGCAACTTACGAAAAATAAATGCAACGCTAGATTTAAACAGAAAAAGCTGGAGTATTGAACGTATTGAGGCGGTTCAGGGGGATATTAATTCATTAACAATTGCGGCGCGAATCGTCTTAGACGGTAAAGGAATGAACTTAACTGAGTATACGCCCACGTTTGCGGTAGTTTTACCGGGAACAAACGAATACGTTATCGACGATTTACATTTTGATACCGGCAGATTGAGCGAAGGATATTTCGAGTACACTTTCGTAAAAGAAGCGTTTTCCGTTCCGGGCGTATATGATACAGCCCGTTTTATTTTGCAAAAAGCGGATAAAACTGAACTAAGCGGAATGCCTCGCTTCACATATTACGTAGAGAAAGACCCGCTTCAAGGTAAAGTTATTGCTGAGAGTTATATAAGTGATTTCGAGCGATTAGAAAGTTTGATTGCTGATGTTGAAACAGAAATTACAGGTTTGCACGATGAAGTGACAAGTGAAAGTATGCGGCTAGATAATGAAATAGCTGGACTTGACGCAAAAATTGACACAGAAACGAGCAAACTACAGACAGAAGCGAGTAATCTACAAACGCAATTTGACAGTTTTAATCCGTCACAATTTGCACAACAAACGGACTTAAATGCACATGTAAATAATGCGGATATTCACGTAACTTCAGCAGATAAAACGAATTGGAACGCAAAGGAAACAACAGAAGGCGCACAAGCAAAAGCAGATAAAGCGCTTGATGACGCGAAAACAGATGCTGCAAGTTTGTACGAGCCGAAAATCACGAAAACGGCATGGACGGTGCCTGTGCTGAATAGCGGATTTTCTATATTAGACAGTAGATTCCCGCCCCTTTACAGATTAAAAGGGTCTAAATTGCAAATAAAAGGCGCTGTGGGGCGCACATCAGCAAAAGGTGCAATGTTTAACTTGCCCGTCGGATTTCGAACATCAGAGAGAAGAGGCTTTTCAGTATCTCTCGTATCTTCCGTAGGTGGTAACGTTGGTACAGTATACTTTCAAACAAATGGCGATGTTGAACTTGTTGCCGCATCGCAAGATTCGCCGGTTTGGGTTGAAGTGTCGTTTGATATTGATTAA
- a CDS encoding phage holin, with protein MKNINWKVRFKNKTWVIAMIAALFFIVQAVLLVFNVTWDYNELLQRLITVVTGVFAAWGLIIDPTTAGTGDSEQAKEYSEPRKDE; from the coding sequence ATGAAAAATATTAATTGGAAAGTACGATTTAAAAACAAAACGTGGGTGATTGCGATGATAGCGGCACTCTTCTTCATTGTACAAGCGGTATTGCTTGTATTTAATGTTACATGGGACTACAACGAGCTGTTACAGCGTTTAATAACTGTAGTAACTGGTGTGTTTGCTGCATGGGGGCTAATTATCGACCCTACAACAGCAGGAACAGGTGATAGTGAACAGGCGAAGGAATATTCTGAACCACGAAAGGATGAGTAA
- a CDS encoding N-acetylmuramoyl-L-alanine amidase family protein, protein MALTEAWLIEKANRKLNVAGMNKTTSDKTRNVIKKMAKQGIYLCVAQGYRSKTEQNALYAQGRTKPGSIVTNAKGGQSNHNFGVAVDLCLYSNDGKKVIWESTTSRWKKVVAAMKAEGFKWGGDWKIFKDYPHFELCDAVSGEKVPAQKNKNPNRHEGKVVDSAPLLPKMDFKTNPVRMYKAGTKFLVYEHNKYWYKTYINNKLYYMYKSFCVVAGKKDSKGRLPVRIKSAKDLRIPVWNNTKLNSGKIKWYKPGTKLAWYDNKKGYLELWYPADGWYYTANYFLK, encoded by the coding sequence ATGGCATTAACAGAGGCTTGGTTAATTGAGAAAGCTAATCGAAAGTTAAATGTAGCAGGGATGAATAAAACCACATCTGATAAAACTCGCAATGTCATAAAAAAAATGGCAAAGCAAGGTATTTATTTATGTGTTGCACAAGGATACCGCTCTAAAACAGAACAAAACGCACTATATGCGCAAGGAAGGACAAAGCCGGGAAGCATTGTCACAAATGCAAAAGGTGGGCAATCGAATCATAATTTTGGTGTAGCTGTAGACCTATGTTTGTATTCAAATGACGGAAAAAAAGTCATTTGGGAGTCAACAACAAGCCGATGGAAAAAGGTTGTTGCGGCGATGAAGGCGGAAGGCTTTAAATGGGGCGGAGACTGGAAAATTTTTAAAGATTATCCACATTTTGAATTATGCGACGCTGTGAGTGGTGAGAAGGTGCCAGCTCAAAAAAATAAAAATCCGAACAGACACGAAGGGAAAGTGGTTGATAGTGCGCCGCTACTGCCGAAAATGGACTTTAAAACAAATCCTGTTCGCATGTACAAAGCGGGAACTAAATTCTTAGTCTATGAACATAATAAATATTGGTATAAAACGTATATCAACAACAAACTATATTACATGTATAAAAGTTTTTGTGTTGTTGCTGGCAAAAAAGACTCGAAAGGTCGCCTTCCTGTTCGCATTAAATCGGCGAAAGATTTGCGAATTCCAGTGTGGAATAATACTAAACTAAACAGCGGAAAAATTAAATGGTATAAACCGGGCACTAAATTGGCTTGGTATGACAATAAAAAAGGTTATTTGGAGTTGTGGTATCCCGCAGATGGGTGGTATTACACAGCTAACTACTTTTTGAAATAG